In Allorhizobium pseudoryzae, the genomic window GCCTTGGCGTCTTCGGCGGCAGCGCCGTCGAGAGCAAGTGCGGCCGAAATCTTCGCCACATCATCCGCCGTGACGCCGACTTCCGGGTCGATCGCGATGGTGTGGATCTTTTCCGGCGTGTCGTGGGCAACGGCTTCGATGTCCATGCCGCCTTCCGTCGAGACGACGAAGGCAACCTGACCGACCGAACGATCGACCAGCAGCGAGCAGTAGAGTTCGCGGGCAATGTCGGCGCCGTCTTCGATGTAGAGGCGGTTGACCTGCTTGCCGGCTTCGCCGGTCTGCGCCGTCACCAGCGTGTTGCCCAGCATGTCCTTGGCGTGCGCGACGACTTCGTCGATCGACTTCGCCAGACGAACGCCGCCCTTAGCATCGGGGCCGAGTTCCTTGAACTTGCCCTTGCCGCGACCGCCGGCATGGATCTGGCTTTTGACCACGTAGAGCGGGCCCGGCAGCTGCTTTGCGGCAGCGGCGGCCTCGTCGGCGGAATGGATCGCCACACCTGCGGCGACCGGTGCGCCATAGCCCTTCAGGAGAGCCTTGGCCTGGTATTCGTGAATGTTCATCGTCTGATCCTTGGATCGTTGGCCTTGGAGGCGATTACTTCAGGGACGGTGCGATGGTGGCGCAGGCGTCGCACAGGCCGGCAACGGAGGCGACCGACTTCTCGAAGCCTTCCTTCTCGTCCTTGTTGAGGTCGATTTCGATGATGCGCTCGACACCGCCGGCGCCGATGACCGTCGGAACGCCGACATACATGTCCTTGACGCCGTACTGGCCGGAGAGGTGGGCGGCGCAAGGCAGAACGCGCTTCTTGTCCTTCAGGAAGGATTCAGCCATCTCGATGGCGGACGCGGCCGGTGCGTAATAGGCCGAACCGGTCTTCAGCAGACCAACGATTTCCGCGCCACCGTCACGGGTGCGCTGGATGATCTGCTCGAGACGCTCCTGCGTGCACCAGCCCATCTTGACGAGATCCGTCAGCGGAATCCCGGCAACCGTGGAGTAACGGGCGAGCGGCACCATGGTATCGCCGTGGCCGCCGAGAACGAAGGCGGTGACGTCTTCAACGGAGACGTTGAATTCTTCGGCAAGGAAGAGGCGGAAACGGCTGGAGTCGAGAACGCCGGCCATGCCGACGACCATGTTCTTCGGCAGGCCGGAGAACTTCTGCAGCGCCCAGACCATGGCATCGAGCGGGT contains:
- the mdh gene encoding malate dehydrogenase; this encodes MARKKIALIGSGMIGGTLAHLASLKELGDIVLFDIADGIPQGKALDIAQSGPVEGFNAKLSGASDYAAIEGADVCIVTAGVPRKPGMSRDDLLGINLKVMEQVGAGIKKYAPNAFVICITNPLDAMVWALQKFSGLPKNMVVGMAGVLDSSRFRLFLAEEFNVSVEDVTAFVLGGHGDTMVPLARYSTVAGIPLTDLVKMGWCTQERLEQIIQRTRDGGAEIVGLLKTGSAYYAPAASAIEMAESFLKDKKRVLPCAAHLSGQYGVKDMYVGVPTVIGAGGVERIIEIDLNKDEKEGFEKSVASVAGLCDACATIAPSLK